One part of the Sardina pilchardus chromosome 5, fSarPil1.1, whole genome shotgun sequence genome encodes these proteins:
- the LOC134079868 gene encoding serine/threonine-protein phosphatase 2A 56 kDa regulatory subunit beta isoform-like, producing MEKDATVTEYIIEGLLKFWPKTCTQKEVMLLGELEEILDVIEPTQFQRVQEKLFKQIALCISSPHFQVAERALYFWNNEYILSLIEENCQVILPLVFATLYRVSKEHWNQMIVSLIYNVLKTFMEMNSTLFDDLTSSYKLEKQKEQRRERERQDLWRRLEQESDRRQQLIQEASLNRRNLQEHHTHAHTHAHAHTHTPHDPSTTNAS from the exons ATGGAGAAGGACGCCACGGTCACAGAATAC ATTATTGAAGGTCTGCTGAAGTTCTGGCCAAAGACGTGTACGCAGAAGGAG gtgatgcTACTGGGGGAGTTGGAGGAAATTCTGGACGTAATTGAGCCCACTCAGTTCCAACGTGTGCAAGAGAAACTCTTCAAGCAGATCGCACTCTGCATATCCAGTCCGCACTTCCAG GTGGCGGAGAGAGCTCTGTACTTCTGGAACAATGAGTACATTCTGAGTCTGATCGAGGAGAACTGTCAGGTGATCCTGCCACTGGTCTTCGCCACCCTCTACAGAGTCTCCAAAGAGCACTGGAACCA GATGATTGTGTCTCTGATCTACAATGTTCTGAAGACCTTCATGGAAATGAACAGTACCCTGTTTGatgacctcacttcctcttACAAACTAGAGAAACAGAA ggaacaGCGCCGTGAGCGTGAGCGTCAGGACCTCTGGCGGCGGCTGGAGCAGGAGAGCGACCGCAGACAGCAGCTGATCCAGGAGGCCAGCCTCAACCGCAGGAACCTGcaggagcaccacacacacgcacacacacacgcgcacgcccacacacacactccgcatgACCCCAGCACCACCAACGCCTCCTAG